The genomic region GCGGGATCAAATTCGTTCTCGACTTTTTCCAGGGCTTGCGCGAGAATTTCCATCTCGATCGCCTGGCGGTTTCGGTTATCCTCGTCCAGTTTGCGCGCAATCCTTTGCGCCAGCGCCTGCGAAGTGGTGAGCAGAAGCTGGACCCCAAGATGCCCGGAGCCGAGCCTGCCGGCCGCATTCAATCTCGGCGCCAACTGAAAGGCGACATTCCCCGAGTTGATCCGTTTCCCCTCCAATCCTGAAACGCGGAACAATTCCAGCAACCCCGCAGCCGGTTTGCCGTCGGCATTGATCATGTCCAGGCCTGCCCTCGCGAGGATTCGGTTTTCATCGACAAGGGGCACGATATCCGCGATGGTGCCAAGTGCGGTGAAATCGAGATTCTGCGGCAATTTACCGGAGAGGGCGGTCAGCAATTTCAGTGCGACGCCGACGCCGGAAAGCTCGCGGAAAGGATAGTTTGAGTTCTCGCGCTTCGGATTGAGCACCGAAACCGCGGCCGGCAAGTTCCCGTCGGGCTCATGATGATCGCAGATGATCACGTCGATCCCCAGGCTTGCCGCATACCGGACCTCGTCATGACTGGACATGCCGTTATCGACGGTGATGATAAGGTTTATCCCCTCTTGTGAGGCTTTCGCTATTCGTTCCTTATTCAGGCCGTAGCCTTCAACCAGCCGGTTTGGAATGTAGTAGTAGGGGGAGCACCCGAGCAAGTCGAGTTCTCGCACAAGCAGAGCCGTACCCGATATCCCATCGACATCATAATCGCCGAAGACCAGGATTTTCTCCCGACAACTGATCGCCCGCCGCAGCCGCGCAACCGCTCGCTCCATATCATCCAGGAGGAACGGATCATGAAGCCCGTCCAGCGAAGCATTGCAGAAGGCTGCAGCGCCTTCAGCCGATTCCACTCCCCTGTTAAGCAACAGTTGCCCGATGACCGGCAGACATCCGATCGCCGCGGATATTTCGGTTGCTACTTCCTTATTCGGCCGGGGAATCTCCCACACCTTTTCATTCTCTACCGGCAATATCTTTCTCCCTTTTTTGGCCCGGCTATCTTAACCGTTCGTGTTGATCTCTTCGAGCACTGCCTTCACCCTGTCGACCTGTGATCGGGGTGTGGATGCGCCCGCCGTTATCCCGATTCGTTTCTTGTTTGCGATCATCTCCGGCACGATCTCATCGGCAGTCTCAATATGATAGACGACCGCACCCGCCGCCCGGCACAATCCGGCAAGGCGGGTGGTATTCGCGCTGTTCTTTCCTCCAACCACGAACATGACGTCCACCGAGCCTGCAAGCTCAACGGCGGATGCCTGCCGGGAGGCGGTCGCGTTACAGATGGTGTTAAAAATGCGGCATTCATACGTCACGGCGAGAACGCCTCGCGCGACCTCGATAAAATTCTCCAGCGACTGCGTCGTCTGGGCGAGCATTCCAACTTTCGGACCGATTGATTTTCCTTTTAGCTGATGAATGGAATTTACGACCACGGGATTCCTGCCGGCGTAACTCAGGATGCCTTTCACTTCCGGATGGGTTTCCTCGCCGACAATCACGAGCTGATAGCCCGCCTCGGACAACTGGCGCGCCATCCGCTGCGCATTTTTTACAAATGGGCACGTCGCATCTATTATTTCGAGCCCTTTGCGCTCCGCCTCCTCGAGCAGTTCCTTCTCGACCCCGTGAGAACGGATCAGGAGAATTCCTTCATCGATCCCCTCGAGCGATTCCACGGGCAAGAGACCCTTTTTCTTGAATTCGGCGACAACCTGCGGATTATGGATTATGGGACCAATGGAATACACAAGCTTGCCTTCTTTTACGAGTTGTTCACGGGCCAGGTCCAGCGCTCGCCGGACTCCGAAACAATAGCCGGCCTGATCGGAGATTTGGATCGAGCGCTTCATTGATTCACCGCCCCTCGCAGAAAGGCTGCGACATGTTCAGAAACCGCATCCACAACCTCGTCAATCGATAGATCATTTGTATCGATAACCACGGCATCGTCGGCTTTCTTCAACGGCCCCACTTTCCTCGTCATATCGCGCCGGTCGCGCTCGAGGACCTGCCGCTCCAATTCGTGGAGCTCGACATGATGTCCCGCGAGATCAAGGTCCCTTTTTCTCCGGCGCGCGCGTTCCTCGATCGTGGCGTCCAGATAAAATTTCAGCGGAGCATGCGGGAAAACCACCGAGCCAATGTCTCTCCCTTCCATAACGACTCCACGCTCGCGCCCGATTTCCTGCTGGCGCTCGACCAGAATATCGCGAACCTTGCCAAACGTGGCAATCCTGGAACTCGCGTCGGTGACCTCAGGATTCCTGATAACCGAAGTGATATCCTGACCGTCCGCAATCACCCGAGTTCCTTCGTCGCTTGGCTGCAACTCGATGCGCATACCTGCCGCTATCTCCGCAACCGCAGCCTCATTTGAAAGGTCGGCGCCCCGCGCAAGCGCTTTCCACGCGACCGCACGGTACATTGCACCCGTATCGATGTACAGAAGCGAGTAGCGCCTCGCGACCAACTTTGCGATCGTGCTCTTGCCCGCGCCTGCGGGACCGTCGATCGCTATCACCATTTTGTCTTTATCCTGCATGCTGCTACAAAAGATCACCCAAAAAGCTCTTCCCTGCCTTGAGCACCGGAAGGCGGAAGAAAGCGGCGATTGTTTGTCCGACATCCGCAAACGTCTCGCGAGTACCGAGACAGGTCCCCCGTTCCCGGCGGGCGCTCTTCACAAGCAAGGGAACATATTCTCGCGAATGGTCGGTGCTCGGGGTTGTCGGATCGTTGCCGTGATCGGATGTAATGATAAGCAGTTCCTGGTCCGACAGGAGATCGAGATAGTCGGGCGCGGCCTCATCGAATTCCATCAGCGCTCGGGCGTATCCTTCGCTATCGTTGCGGTGGCCGTATTTCATGTCGAAATCGATAAGGTTGGCGAAGAGAAGGCCCTCGAAGCGCGCGCGCATCTCCTGCTTGATCAATTCTATTCCTTCTGTGTTATTGGAAACGTGACTGCAAGCCGTAAAGCCTCGCTGTGCGAAAATGTCATCCAGCTTGCCAACGCCGCGCACTTGCATTCCTGCATCGAGAATGGAATCCAGAAGCGTGCTTTCCGGCGGCTCAACGGAAAAATCCTTGCGGTCCGCCGTCCGGACGAAGTCGCCGGGTTCTCCCGAGAACGGCCGCGCGATCACTCGGCTCACCTGCAGCGGGCCGGTCAGAAGAGAGCGCGCGATCTCGCAGATTCGGTGGAGTTCATCCACGGGCATCACGTCGACGTGCGCCGCCACCTGGAACACAGAATCCGCAGACGTATAAATGATCAATTCACCGGTTTGAAGATGCCGCGGCCCGAGTTCCTCGATAATCCGTGTTCCGGAAGCGGGTTTATTTCCGATCGTTTTTCGACCGCTCCTCCGCTCAAAAGCTTGGATTAAATCGGCCGGGAACCCCTCGGGGAAAACCGGAAAAGGTTCGTCGAGAACGACGCCCATCATTTCCCAATGGCCGGTCGTCGTATCCTTGCCGGCGGACACCTCGCCCATTTTTCCATAGGCGCAGATTGGTTCACGTGCCGGAGGAACTCCCGAAATCGGGGCGATATTGCCCAACCCCATTTTCCGCAAATTCGGCAATCGGAACCCTTCAAAGGCTGCCGCAGCATGAGCAACGGAATTGGCGTCTTCGTCTCCATACTCTGCGGCATCGGGAAGCGCTCCGACTCCGACGCCATCCAAAATAATGAGGATCACCCTGGCCATTCTCAGCCGTTTCTTCTCTTTTTGCCGGCGCGCATCGAAGAGCCGAATTTTGAAGCAATGTGATCGAGCGTCTTGGCTATGTTGATCCTATATGGAGGATAAATGATTCCTCTCTCCGTGATCAATGCCGTGATCAAACGAGCCGGTGTCACATCAAAAGCGGGATTATATACGTTTACATCATCGGGAGCCGTCTGTCTGCCGAAGCCCCGGGTGATCTCTTGCGGGTCGCGCAGCTCGATAGGAATCTGCGAGCCGCTTTTGAGAGAGAGATCGAAGGTGGAACTGGGAG from Candidatus Abyssobacteria bacterium SURF_5 harbors:
- the recJ gene encoding single-stranded-DNA-specific exonuclease RecJ, which gives rise to MLPVENEKVWEIPRPNKEVATEISAAIGCLPVIGQLLLNRGVESAEGAAAFCNASLDGLHDPFLLDDMERAVARLRRAISCREKILVFGDYDVDGISGTALLVRELDLLGCSPYYYIPNRLVEGYGLNKERIAKASQEGINLIITVDNGMSSHDEVRYAASLGIDVIICDHHEPDGNLPAAVSVLNPKRENSNYPFRELSGVGVALKLLTALSGKLPQNLDFTALGTIADIVPLVDENRILARAGLDMINADGKPAAGLLELFRVSGLEGKRINSGNVAFQLAPRLNAAGRLGSGHLGVQLLLTTSQALAQRIARKLDEDNRNRQAIEMEILAQALEKVENEFDPARDFSIVLSDSRWHPGVIGIVASKIVELYHRPAILIAMGDQVGKGSARSIRHLHMCDALRQCQQHLVGFGGHRFAAGLTVEAAKFSLYRDAFEQVCKGKLMEQDLRPVVRADATLALDEISSALIEQLELLAPFGNANPTPAFASLGVSVAGSSVQVLRGKHLKFAVRQGKKVLPAIGFRMEQYEHTLKERPLLDIIYTPQFNTYKGLTSIQLSLRDVRPHRQD
- a CDS encoding phosphopentomutase, coding for MARVILIILDGVGVGALPDAAEYGDEDANSVAHAAAAFEGFRLPNLRKMGLGNIAPISGVPPAREPICAYGKMGEVSAGKDTTTGHWEMMGVVLDEPFPVFPEGFPADLIQAFERRSGRKTIGNKPASGTRIIEELGPRHLQTGELIIYTSADSVFQVAAHVDVMPVDELHRICEIARSLLTGPLQVSRVIARPFSGEPGDFVRTADRKDFSVEPPESTLLDSILDAGMQVRGVGKLDDIFAQRGFTACSHVSNNTEGIELIKQEMRARFEGLLFANLIDFDMKYGHRNDSEGYARALMEFDEAAPDYLDLLSDQELLIITSDHGNDPTTPSTDHSREYVPLLVKSARRERGTCLGTRETFADVGQTIAAFFRLPVLKAGKSFLGDLL
- the ispH gene encoding 4-hydroxy-3-methylbut-2-enyl diphosphate reductase → MKRSIQISDQAGYCFGVRRALDLAREQLVKEGKLVYSIGPIIHNPQVVAEFKKKGLLPVESLEGIDEGILLIRSHGVEKELLEEAERKGLEIIDATCPFVKNAQRMARQLSEAGYQLVIVGEETHPEVKGILSYAGRNPVVVNSIHQLKGKSIGPKVGMLAQTTQSLENFIEVARGVLAVTYECRIFNTICNATASRQASAVELAGSVDVMFVVGGKNSANTTRLAGLCRAAGAVVYHIETADEIVPEMIANKKRIGITAGASTPRSQVDRVKAVLEEINTNG
- a CDS encoding (d)CMP kinase, whose amino-acid sequence is MQDKDKMVIAIDGPAGAGKSTIAKLVARRYSLLYIDTGAMYRAVAWKALARGADLSNEAAVAEIAAGMRIELQPSDEGTRVIADGQDITSVIRNPEVTDASSRIATFGKVRDILVERQQEIGRERGVVMEGRDIGSVVFPHAPLKFYLDATIEERARRRKRDLDLAGHHVELHELERQVLERDRRDMTRKVGPLKKADDAVVIDTNDLSIDEVVDAVSEHVAAFLRGAVNQ